The following are from one region of the Hydrogenimonas sp. SS33 genome:
- a CDS encoding YchJ family metal-binding protein has product MPNDLCPCGSGEPYEACCGRYIDGKALPPTAEALMRSRYTAYVRKNLTYLIDTDMQEVDVEATRAWMEEATFHKLEVLKTYRGKALDKKGRVEFKAWFTQDGKERVHHELSDFEKYKGRWYYSGGLAAE; this is encoded by the coding sequence ATGCCCAATGACCTCTGCCCCTGCGGTTCCGGGGAGCCCTACGAAGCCTGCTGCGGCCGGTACATCGATGGTAAAGCCCTTCCTCCCACCGCCGAGGCGCTGATGCGTTCGCGTTACACCGCCTATGTACGCAAAAACCTGACGTACCTCATCGACACCGATATGCAGGAGGTAGACGTGGAGGCGACCCGGGCGTGGATGGAGGAGGCCACTTTTCATAAACTGGAGGTGCTGAAAACCTATCGGGGAAAAGCGCTGGACAAAAAGGGGCGGGTCGAGTTCAAAGCCTGGTTCACCCAAGACGGCAAGGAGAGGGTCCACCACGAACTTTCCGATTTTGAAAAGTACAAAGGGCGGTGGTACTACAGCGGCGGGCTGGCGGCGGAGTGA
- a CDS encoding globin, which yields MHLEITPYDPDHLPKEEEIPLPDPRFYEAVGGDAGFRKLISEFYDRIVESDIAFFFPQEEEEIEKIKEHNGKYFAEIAGGPKRYSEEMGHVDQIKMHKPFSINEKHRTEWLGTWREVLEIFAKDVDPALVESYFRFLDRYSKLLVNRPRNARAFEDLAKV from the coding sequence ATGCATCTGGAAATTACCCCCTACGACCCGGACCATCTCCCCAAAGAGGAGGAGATCCCCCTGCCCGACCCCCGTTTTTACGAAGCGGTCGGCGGCGATGCGGGATTCAGAAAGCTGATAAGCGAATTCTACGACCGGATCGTCGAGAGCGACATCGCCTTCTTCTTTCCCCAGGAAGAGGAGGAAATCGAGAAGATCAAAGAGCACAACGGAAAATATTTCGCGGAGATCGCCGGCGGGCCCAAGCGCTACAGCGAAGAGATGGGACATGTGGACCAGATAAAGATGCACAAGCCTTTCAGCATCAACGAAAAACACCGGACCGAATGGCTGGGAACCTGGCGGGAGGTTCTGGAGATTTTCGCCAAAGATGTGGACCCGGCACTGGTGGAATCCTACTTCCGTTTCCTGGACCGGTACTCCAAACTGCTCGTCAACCGGCCCCGCAACGCGAGGGCTTTCGAAGACCTGGCCAAAGTGTGA
- a CDS encoding exonuclease domain-containing protein — protein MKFVILDTETTGAEEKDRICQLAYLVAAPSLVGTTVEEIHEDLCKPPLPIGYGAMAVHHITNEMVESKPPCTETESYRRLESLNTPDNLLVIQNAPFDLAMLEKEGFVSKMPLIDTLRCLRHLYPDLEAHGLQYVRYAFGLYRSETKEAKRHGIKIAAHDALGDVLVLKLLLDFLLEAHTPEELVTLTQKPIIYTTFRFGKYKGENIIDVAKKDPGYLEWMLRDRAEGEEPLDEDWRQTLERALKIAEEEAVWLFPFGKYKGQSIEEIASHDIGYLRWALENMDRLSDGMKKAIRKRIEI, from the coding sequence ATGAAATTCGTAATACTCGATACCGAAACCACCGGCGCGGAAGAGAAAGACCGCATCTGCCAGCTTGCCTATCTCGTGGCGGCGCCCTCTCTGGTGGGCACTACCGTGGAGGAGATTCACGAAGACCTCTGCAAACCGCCCCTCCCCATCGGCTACGGCGCCATGGCGGTCCACCACATTACCAATGAAATGGTGGAAAGCAAGCCTCCCTGCACCGAAACCGAAAGCTACCGGCGGCTCGAATCGCTGAACACCCCCGACAATCTGCTGGTCATTCAGAATGCCCCATTCGATCTGGCAATGCTGGAAAAAGAGGGGTTCGTCTCGAAGATGCCCCTCATCGACACCCTGCGCTGCCTGCGCCACCTCTACCCCGACCTGGAAGCCCACGGCCTGCAGTATGTCCGCTACGCCTTCGGCCTCTACCGAAGCGAAACCAAAGAGGCGAAGCGCCACGGCATCAAGATCGCTGCCCACGACGCCCTGGGGGATGTGCTGGTCCTCAAGCTTCTGCTCGACTTTCTGCTCGAAGCGCATACCCCCGAAGAGCTGGTGACACTGACCCAAAAACCCATCATCTACACCACCTTCCGTTTCGGCAAATACAAGGGTGAGAATATCATCGACGTCGCCAAGAAGGACCCGGGCTACCTGGAGTGGATGCTAAGAGATAGAGCCGAAGGGGAGGAACCGCTGGACGAAGATTGGCGCCAGACCTTGGAGCGAGCCCTCAAAATCGCGGAGGAAGAGGCGGTCTGGCTCTTTCCTTTCGGCAAATACAAAGGCCAGAGTATCGAAGAGATCGCCAGCCACGACATCGGCTACCTGCGCTGGGCATTGGAAAATATGGACCGCCTGTCGGATGGGATGAAAAAGGCGATACGAAAGAGGATCGAGATTTGA
- a CDS encoding c-type cytochrome → MKKVTLALMLAGAASLVMADGAALFKKCAGCHGAKGEKKALGKSAVIGGMDVATLEKDLHGYKAGTLNKHGMGMLMKGQVAGLNDAQIKELAEYIHGLK, encoded by the coding sequence ATGAAAAAAGTAACTCTCGCACTGATGCTCGCCGGAGCGGCAAGCCTGGTCATGGCTGACGGAGCGGCTCTGTTCAAAAAATGTGCCGGATGCCACGGTGCCAAAGGTGAAAAGAAAGCTCTGGGTAAATCTGCCGTCATCGGCGGCATGGACGTTGCGACACTCGAAAAAGACCTTCATGGTTACAAAGCCGGTACGCTGAACAAGCACGGGATGGGTATGCTGATGAAAGGTCAGGTCGCAGGCCTGAACGACGCACAGATCAAAGAGCTGGCCGAGTATATTCACGGCCTGAAGTAA
- a CDS encoding cytochrome C, whose amino-acid sequence MKKLLTLVAAGFVAMSLMATTASADAAKGQKIYQKKVKNLCGFNGAKFAAKHSQDEWEEIYEEGKFADEMGKLCPKGAKVFKSDKFKKYLKDLYDFSYEYANDSGNVPAC is encoded by the coding sequence ATGAAAAAACTGCTTACACTGGTAGCGGCGGGTTTCGTCGCAATGAGTCTGATGGCCACGACAGCTTCCGCTGATGCTGCGAAAGGTCAGAAGATCTATCAGAAAAAAGTCAAGAATCTCTGCGGATTCAACGGTGCGAAATTCGCCGCCAAACACTCTCAAGACGAGTGGGAAGAGATCTACGAAGAGGGCAAATTCGCTGATGAAATGGGCAAACTCTGCCCCAAAGGCGCGAAAGTCTTCAAAAGCGACAAATTCAAGAAATACCTGAAAGATCTTTACGATTTCTCATATGAGTATGCCAACGACAGCGGTAACGTTCCCGCCTGCTAA
- a CDS encoding HAMP domain-containing sensor histidine kinase — translation MSASNGTATSISRSERRTLLRFLGLYAFLAFLILVLGSTIYYKLQKDLMLQTKRLELEEYSKELIDGLKLLHIYFDRYRTYPRNPLYRSAIYDADKVRIFSTLKDPKGVRLEKVIYTTDHVIQYVHVLDSYYLGAKYVVVEIDDDGRWFVRTWKNIFLYGGALLALFLAAGLVLVRLFLAPMRNAIRLLDRFIKDTTHELNTPVNAILSNIEMIDPRKLDARTAKKIKRIEIGARTISNIYQDLTYLVLNHQIASQDTSVDLSRLVAERVEYFRILAESKRIGIEIDIQPGVERRIDENKAARLVDNLLSNAIKYNRRGGTIFVRLRPGELLVEDSGIGMESGAAKEAFKRYKRFDESAGGFGIGLNIVAMIAKEYGLRIDIESEKGKGTKVWVRW, via the coding sequence TTGTCAGCATCAAACGGTACGGCTACAAGTATCTCCCGCAGTGAGCGGCGCACGCTCCTGCGGTTTCTGGGACTCTATGCCTTTCTTGCTTTTCTCATTCTCGTTCTCGGCTCCACTATCTACTACAAACTCCAGAAGGACCTGATGCTCCAGACCAAGCGTCTGGAGCTGGAGGAGTACTCCAAGGAGCTGATCGACGGCTTGAAGCTTCTGCACATCTATTTCGACCGCTACCGCACCTACCCCCGCAACCCGCTCTACCGTTCCGCCATCTACGATGCCGACAAAGTGCGCATCTTCTCCACCCTCAAGGATCCCAAAGGGGTCCGGTTGGAGAAAGTGATCTACACCACCGACCATGTCATCCAGTATGTCCATGTCCTCGACTCCTACTACCTGGGGGCCAAATATGTGGTGGTGGAGATCGACGACGACGGCCGGTGGTTCGTGCGTACCTGGAAAAACATCTTCCTCTACGGCGGGGCGCTGTTGGCGCTTTTCCTCGCGGCGGGCCTGGTGCTGGTGCGCCTCTTTCTGGCCCCCATGCGCAACGCCATTCGCCTGCTGGACCGTTTCATCAAGGACACCACCCACGAGCTCAACACCCCGGTCAACGCCATTTTGAGCAATATCGAAATGATCGACCCCCGGAAACTGGATGCCAGAACGGCCAAGAAGATCAAGCGCATCGAGATCGGAGCGCGGACCATCAGCAACATCTATCAGGACCTGACCTATCTGGTCCTCAACCACCAAATCGCCTCCCAGGATACCTCGGTAGACCTGAGCCGCCTGGTCGCGGAGCGGGTGGAGTACTTCAGAATCCTGGCGGAGTCGAAGCGCATCGGGATCGAAATCGACATCCAGCCGGGGGTGGAACGCCGCATCGACGAAAACAAGGCGGCGAGGCTGGTGGACAACCTCCTCTCCAACGCCATCAAATACAACCGGCGCGGGGGTACCATCTTCGTCCGCCTGCGCCCCGGGGAGCTGCTGGTGGAAGACAGCGGCATCGGCATGGAGAGCGGGGCGGCGAAAGAGGCTTTCAAACGCTACAAACGGTTCGATGAGAGCGCGGGAGGGTTCGGCATCGGGCTCAACATCGTGGCGATGATCGCCAAGGAGTACGGCCTGCGCATCGACATCGAGTCGGAGAAGGGAAAGGGGACGAAGGTATGGGTAAGGTGGTGA
- a CDS encoding response regulator transcription factor, whose translation MPESKATRIFLLEDDTNLSDTIVDFLEEEGFEVDTAFDGEEAEEKLYENRYDILLLDVNVPGIDGFELLKSARERGVGTPAIFITSLNAIENLEQGYESGADDYIRKPFALKELLLRITTLLKRNFSHRENPKVPVAEGIAFDTVGNTLYVGDEPVNLQPKELALLKLFLSRPNEVIAHETIYDTLWGYDEEPSESALRTYIKNLRKIIGKDRIVSIKRYGYKYLPQ comes from the coding sequence ATGCCGGAAAGTAAAGCGACCCGGATCTTCCTTCTGGAAGACGACACCAACCTGAGCGATACGATCGTCGACTTCCTGGAAGAGGAGGGGTTCGAGGTCGATACCGCCTTCGACGGGGAGGAGGCGGAGGAGAAGCTCTATGAAAACCGGTACGACATTCTGCTGCTGGATGTCAACGTCCCCGGCATCGACGGTTTCGAACTCCTCAAAAGCGCGCGGGAGCGGGGCGTCGGCACGCCGGCCATCTTCATCACCTCCCTCAACGCCATCGAGAACCTGGAACAGGGGTATGAAAGCGGGGCGGACGACTATATCCGCAAGCCTTTCGCCCTCAAAGAGCTGCTGCTTCGCATCACGACGCTTCTGAAGCGCAACTTCTCCCACCGGGAGAACCCGAAAGTGCCCGTCGCGGAGGGGATCGCTTTCGATACGGTGGGCAACACCCTCTATGTGGGCGACGAGCCGGTGAACCTGCAGCCCAAGGAGCTGGCTCTCCTGAAACTCTTTCTGAGCCGCCCCAACGAGGTGATTGCCCACGAAACGATCTACGACACCCTCTGGGGGTACGACGAGGAGCCCAGCGAGTCGGCCCTTCGCACCTACATCAAAAACCTGCGCAAAATCATAGGAAAAGACCGCATTGTCAGCATCAAACGGTACGGCTACAAGTATCTCCCGCAGTGA
- the trxC gene encoding thioredoxin TrxC: MSTIHVVCPHCHKVNRIPLKEHYNKANCGYCKQSLLDTHPVELTPETFNIHIQKSDIPVVVDFWAPWCGPCRMMAPAYEEAAARFPLKAQFAKVNTEQYQQLAAPFGIRGIPTIIVFKHGREVDRVSGALPAPQIAQLVARHIG; this comes from the coding sequence ATGTCGACCATTCACGTCGTATGCCCCCACTGTCACAAGGTCAACCGGATTCCTCTGAAGGAGCACTACAACAAGGCCAACTGCGGCTACTGCAAGCAGTCGCTGCTGGACACCCATCCGGTGGAGCTGACGCCGGAGACCTTCAACATCCATATCCAAAAGAGCGACATTCCCGTCGTCGTCGATTTCTGGGCGCCCTGGTGCGGGCCGTGCCGCATGATGGCACCGGCCTACGAAGAGGCGGCGGCCCGGTTCCCCCTCAAGGCCCAGTTCGCCAAGGTCAATACGGAGCAGTACCAGCAGCTGGCCGCCCCCTTCGGCATCCGGGGTATTCCCACCATCATCGTCTTCAAGCACGGCCGGGAGGTCGACCGTGTCAGCGGTGCGCTGCCCGCGCCCCAGATCGCCCAGCTGGTGGCCAGGCATATCGGGTAG